Within the Bradyrhizobium cosmicum genome, the region ACACGCCGAGCGCCTCGGCCAGCGCGACCTCGTGATGGAAGGAGTGGCCGGCGAGGATGGCGTGGTTCTGCTCGACGTTGAGCTTGACGTCCTTGAGGAGGTCGTAGCGTTCGAGGAAGCCGTAGCACGTGGCGACATCGAAATCATATTGATGCCTGGTCGGCTCCTTCGGCTTGGGCTCGATCAGGATCGGTCCCTTGAAGCCTATTCTGTGCTTGTGCTCGACGACGAGCGAGACGAAACGGCCAAGCTGGTCGAGCTCGCGCTTGAGATCGGTGTTGAGCAGCGTCTCGTAACCCTCGCGGCCACCCCACAGCACATAATTCTGGCCGCCAAGCCGGTGCGTCACCTCGAGCGCGGCGCGAACCTGGCCGGCGGCATAGGTGAAGATTTCGGGGTCCGGGTTGGTCGCGGCGCCCGCCATGTAGCGGCGATGCGTGAACAGATTGGCGGTGCCCCAGAGCAGGCGGACCTTTGCCGAGGCCATCTTTTCTTCGAACAGATCGGCGATCACGTTGAGATTGGCGACGGATTCGCGGAGCGAAGCACCTTCGGGTGCCACATCGACATCGTGAAAGGTGAAGAAGGGTACGTCCAGCAGGCGGAAAAGCTCGAAGGCGACATCAGCTTTGGCGCGCGCCATCGCCATCGCGTCAGTGCCGTGGTGCCAGGGCCGCAAAAAGGTCTCGCCGCCGAAGGGATCGCCGCCCGGCCAGCACAGCGAATGCCAATAGCAGACCGCAAAACGCAAATGATCCTCGAGCCTGCGGCCATGTACGAGCCGGTCCTTGTCGTACCAGCGGAAGGCATGCGTGTTTGCCGCATCCTTGCCGGCAAAAGCGACAGGCGTGCTTGTATCGAAGAACTTGGCTGACGCGTTCACTTAAGCGGACTCCTTCAAAGCGGGATAAAGCTCGCGCCAGCGGCGATAGGCCTCGTCGTAGGCTGCGGTCACGGATGCACGGGGTGCAAAGGTCGCGAGCCGGCGCGGGCGAGTGCAGACATCGGCCGCCTTTTCGCCGGTGGCTGCCAGCCGCCCGAGCCGCGCCGCACCGAGTGCTGCCCCCACCTCGCCTTCCTCCACGCGGTGGACGGGAATGCCGAGCACATCGGCGCAGATCTGCGCCCACAGCGGCGAGCGCGAGCCGCCGCCGACCAGATCGACCTGGGCAAAAGGCCCGCTCGCCGTGCTCAGTGCCGCCAGATTGTCGCGCGCGGCAAAGGCGACGCCTTCGAGCACGGCCTGGACGACCTGGCCGCGGCCGGTCGCGCCACGCAAACCGATCAAGGCGCCGCTGGCGGCGGCATCGTTGTGCGGCGTGCGTTCGCCGTCGAGATAGGGCAAGAACTTGATTGTGCTCGGTCCATCGACGCGCTCGCCGAGCGGCGCCAGCAGTGCGGCGGCCGGCGTCTCCATCACGTCGGACAGCCAGGCGAGCGAAGCCGCCGCCGACAGCATCACCCCCATCTGGTGCCACAGGTCGGGCAGCGCGTGGCAGAACGCATGCACGGCCGAGGCCGGTGCCGATGCAAAGCGATCGGTGACGCGGAAGACTACGCCCGATGTGCCGAGCGACAGGAAGGCATCGCCGGGCGCGATCGCGCCAAGCCCGATCGCGCTCGCGGCGTTATCCCCGGCGCCACCGGCGACCATGACTCCCTTTGCCATGCCCCAGCGCTGCGCGAATTCCGCCGCGAGCACGGCGCTGACCGCGCTGCCCTCGACGAGGCGCGGCATATGGTGGAGATCGAGGCCGGTCGCCTGCAGCAGCGGGGGCGACCAGCGACGCTGGCCGACATCGAGCCACAACGTGCCGGCAGCGTCCGACATGTCCTCGACCATCTCGCCGGTCAGCCGATAGCGGACATAGGCCTTCGGCAGCAGCACCTTTGCGATACGCGCGAAGATCGCCGGCTCATGCCGCGCGACCCAGAGCAGCTTTGGCGCGGTGAAGCCGGGCATCGCCAGATTGCCCGCAATCGCGTGCAACGACGGACAGCGCTGCTCCAGCGCGACGCATTCGGCCTGCGAGCGGCCGTCGTTCCAGAGGATGGCGGGGCGCAGCGGCCGTCCATCCTCGTCCAGCAGCGTCGCGCCATGCATCTGGCCCGACAGCCCGATGCCGCGGACCCGCGCGACCTCGCGCGGATGGCGATGTGCGAGATCATCGACCGCGCCGGTCGCCGCCTCCAACCAGGAATCGGGATCCTGCTCGGACCACAGCGGCGCGGGATGCGACAGCGCAAGCTCGCGCGCCGCCGTCGCGACGATCGCGCCGGCTTCGCTCATGAGCACCGCCTTCACACCTGACGTGCCGACGTCCAGTCCGAGATACACGCCGTCCTCCCTTTTGCCTGCGCGGTATGCGAGCTTGACGTCGCCTTTCCGCCACGTGCCGTTCGAAGTCCTGCTGCCGCTAGGGCCGCTAGGGCAGATTGTCCCGCATCACGATGTCGATCCTGATCTTCTCCTGTTCGCGCAGGATCGGCTCGCCGCGGGCGAGCGCGAGCAGCACGCGCACGGCGGCGCGCGCCTCATGTCCCGGATTCTGCGAGATCGCGGCGTCCATCACGCCCTGCAACAGGAGCCGGCGCGTCAGCGCGGTGACGTCGTGCCCGACGAACACGACCTTGTCGCGGCCGGCCTTACCCAATGCATTCGCGACGCCTTGCGTGCCGGCGCCGACGTTATAAAGGCCGACAATGTCAGCATGCCTGCCGAACAGCCGCGCCAGCAGCTGCTCCGAACGCTCGTCCTCGTCACGCCCTTCCAGCACGGGCAGCACGGTGAGACCGGGGAATTCCGACGCCATCACCTGGTTGAAGCCGAAGATGCGCTCGGCGTGATCGCGCAGGCCGAGCGAGCCCGCGACGATCGCGACCTTGCCGGACCGCCCGCCGACCAGGCGACCGACCAGCGCACCGGCGGTGCGGCCCGCGGCGATGTTGTCGATGCCGACATAATGGTGGCGACGCGAGGACGGCACGTCCGAGACCAGCGTGACGATTTTGGTGCCGGCATCGACGAGATCGTTGATCGCGGCGCGGACGCCGGGATGATCCAGCGCCACCACGGCGATGCCGTCGTAATCGGCCGAGAGCGCCTCCAGCGACGCCGCGAGCACGGAAGGATCGAACACGTCGGTTGCGACCGTCTCGACGCTCAGGCGACGCGCCGAGAGCCAGGCCGACATCTCGCCGAGATAGGCCTCGATCTGCTGCATGAAGGGATTCGGCCCGGACGGCATCACAAAGGCAAAGCGGCGGACGCGGCTGCGGGCGAGTTCCGCAGCGGCCACATGCGGCTGGAAGGAATTGCGCTCGATCGCCTCCCTGACGCGCCGGACCGTGTTCGGCCGCACGCCCGGGCGATTGTGCAGGACGCGGTCCACCGTCGCGAGACTGACACCCGCCTCGCGGGCGATGTCCTTCAGCGTCAACACGGTCGCGGTGAGAGTATCAGCCATCACTGAAGGCTATCAGAGGTATTTTGAGGTGCGCAACTCATTTTGAGGGGCGCGAGAATTTTCGGCCCGCGGTTGCACTGCGGCAGTCGGCCGGAGGACTTAGCGATCACTCAAATCGAGCGTTAGGAACAGGCTGTTGGGATCCTCGACATAGCCCTCGAATGGCCCGCAGGGGACGAAGCCATGGGTCCGATAGAGCGCATGCGCGGGCTTGAAATAATCCCACGAACCGGTCTCGAGGCTGAGCCGCGACATGCCGCGCGCGTGGGCGGCAACAATGATATGACGGAGCATCTGGCCACCGAAGCCGCGCCGCCGCGTGGTCTGCAGCGTGTGCATCGACTTCACCTCGCCATGATCGGGCGAAAGCGTCTTCAGCGCGCCGGTGGCGACCAGCGTCTCGCTGTCCCATCCGGTCCAGAACGCGATGTCGGGCGCGCGCAGGCCGGCGAGATCGAGCGCATGCGCGCTGCCCGGCGCCGTCTGCGCCCGCGCCGCCGTGACGTGATGATCGAGCAGCGCAACGACGCGCGGATCGAAGGTATCGCCGATACGTATCTGCATCGTCAGGAACTCGCCTCTCTCACATTTTTCCGTAGGATGCGCCGCGCCGCGTGATGATGACGTAGCGCGCGTCCTGCCGGGTCTCGTTCTCGAAGGTCACGGCGCGCATGACGTCGAAGTCCAGGCAATCGCCCTCGCGCAGGCGCACCGTCTTGGCGTCGATATGCACGCAGACCGCGCCCTCCAGCATCAGCAACTGCTGGGTGAAGGCATTACGCCCCCAGGGGCTGTAGGAGACGCGCGCGCCGGCCGGCAAATCGACGACGATGATCTCGATGCCGCTTGCCGCGTCCGGCGGCGAAGCATGACGCCGCAGATAACCGCTGTCGGGATCACGCCAATGCGGCTGGTCGGCGAGCCGCATCAGCCGCTCCGGCGGCTTCTCCGCGAGAGCGACGACGTCGCTGAGGGTGACATCGAGCGCCGCGCAGAGCTTGTTGAGCAGCGCGGCGGTCGCGCTGCTCTGCGCCCGCTCCACCCGCCCGATCATGGCCCGGCTGACGCCCGAGCGGCCTGCGAGTTCATTCAGCGTCATGCCGGCCTGCGTCCTCAGGGTCTTCAAGCGGCGACCGATCGCCCGGTCAAGTTTCTGCTGGTCCATAAAATTCATCCAAGCTTTGCCCGGCGCTCGACCGCGGCCGCCAAGACGAGATGAGCTTAGCGCGGGCAGCGGCGAACGCCGGGAACGAGAGGCGAATATATTAGAAATTTGGCGCGACACGTTGTCGGCGCGCTCGCGCCTGCCAGATCGATCGGGTGGACGTCACAATCGGGGAAGCCTTGGAGCGGGCGAAGGGAATCGAACCCTCGTATGCAGCTTGGGAAGCTGCCGTTCTACCATTGAACTACGCCCGCGGATGCGCGGCTCACGCCAGTCCTGATTAGCCGAGACAGCGCCGCGCGCCAAGCGGTTTGGCGCACCCGGCCGGACGGTTG harbors:
- a CDS encoding LacI family DNA-binding transcriptional regulator, with the translated sequence MADTLTATVLTLKDIAREAGVSLATVDRVLHNRPGVRPNTVRRVREAIERNSFQPHVAAAELARSRVRRFAFVMPSGPNPFMQQIEAYLGEMSAWLSARRLSVETVATDVFDPSVLAASLEALSADYDGIAVVALDHPGVRAAINDLVDAGTKIVTLVSDVPSSRRHHYVGIDNIAAGRTAGALVGRLVGGRSGKVAIVAGSLGLRDHAERIFGFNQVMASEFPGLTVLPVLEGRDEDERSEQLLARLFGRHADIVGLYNVGAGTQGVANALGKAGRDKVVFVGHDVTALTRRLLLQGVMDAAISQNPGHEARAAVRVLLALARGEPILREQEKIRIDIVMRDNLP
- the xylB gene encoding xylulokinase, which translates into the protein MYLGLDVGTSGVKAVLMSEAGAIVATAARELALSHPAPLWSEQDPDSWLEAATGAVDDLAHRHPREVARVRGIGLSGQMHGATLLDEDGRPLRPAILWNDGRSQAECVALEQRCPSLHAIAGNLAMPGFTAPKLLWVARHEPAIFARIAKVLLPKAYVRYRLTGEMVEDMSDAAGTLWLDVGQRRWSPPLLQATGLDLHHMPRLVEGSAVSAVLAAEFAQRWGMAKGVMVAGGAGDNAASAIGLGAIAPGDAFLSLGTSGVVFRVTDRFASAPASAVHAFCHALPDLWHQMGVMLSAAASLAWLSDVMETPAAALLAPLGERVDGPSTIKFLPYLDGERTPHNDAAASGALIGLRGATGRGQVVQAVLEGVAFAARDNLAALSTASGPFAQVDLVGGGSRSPLWAQICADVLGIPVHRVEEGEVGAALGAARLGRLAATGEKAADVCTRPRRLATFAPRASVTAAYDEAYRRWRELYPALKESA
- a CDS encoding GNAT family N-acetyltransferase, producing MQIRIGDTFDPRVVALLDHHVTAARAQTAPGSAHALDLAGLRAPDIAFWTGWDSETLVATGALKTLSPDHGEVKSMHTLQTTRRRGFGGQMLRHIIVAAHARGMSRLSLETGSWDYFKPAHALYRTHGFVPCGPFEGYVEDPNSLFLTLDLSDR
- the xylA gene encoding xylose isomerase; the encoded protein is MNASAKFFDTSTPVAFAGKDAANTHAFRWYDKDRLVHGRRLEDHLRFAVCYWHSLCWPGGDPFGGETFLRPWHHGTDAMAMARAKADVAFELFRLLDVPFFTFHDVDVAPEGASLRESVANLNVIADLFEEKMASAKVRLLWGTANLFTHRRYMAGAATNPDPEIFTYAAGQVRAALEVTHRLGGQNYVLWGGREGYETLLNTDLKRELDQLGRFVSLVVEHKHRIGFKGPILIEPKPKEPTRHQYDFDVATCYGFLERYDLLKDVKLNVEQNHAILAGHSFHHEVALAEALGVFGSLDINRGDDLLGWDTDQFAMNVGELALVFHEILNRGGFTSGGLNFDAKIRRQSIDPDDLIHAHVGSMDACARALLAAADMLDAGVLTTPLATRYEGWAGPEGRAILGGQRSLADLADRALGPGFDPQPRSGRQEYLESLVNRYV
- a CDS encoding helix-turn-helix domain-containing protein, with the protein product MDQQKLDRAIGRRLKTLRTQAGMTLNELAGRSGVSRAMIGRVERAQSSATAALLNKLCAALDVTLSDVVALAEKPPERLMRLADQPHWRDPDSGYLRRHASPPDAASGIEIIVVDLPAGARVSYSPWGRNAFTQQLLMLEGAVCVHIDAKTVRLREGDCLDFDVMRAVTFENETRQDARYVIITRRGASYGKM